The following coding sequences are from one Tachysurus vachellii isolate PV-2020 chromosome 7, HZAU_Pvac_v1, whole genome shotgun sequence window:
- the LOC132848975 gene encoding myeloid-associated differentiation marker homolog, which yields MPLIVLQTSRVMWARLAALLFTCVAFSVAAHGAGLRGGMFDWCMFCWVFSFIGTLLVLIVELLNLQTRAPVSWTNFPITMACYASLFCLSASIIFPLYFLRSNYSYGAEMRDYRIVSTVFSCLATVAYLVEVSLTRARPGEVAAYMSTVPGLLKVCETFVASVIFVFISNPVSYDQHAALKWCMAVYCICFIISAGIVVMCVGECTGFLPFPFARFLSAYALLAVGMYLSATIIWPVFKFDNRHNGHSRRPDHCSQGQDICNWDKLVIIAVLTGINFLIYVADLVYSARLVFVRA from the coding sequence ATGCCCTTGATTGTGCTGCAGACTTCACGGGTAATGTGGGCCCGTCTGGCTGCTCTGTTGTTCACATGTGTGGCGTTCAGCGTGGCCGCTCACGGCGCGGGTCTACGTGGCGGCATGTTCGACTGGTGCATGTTCTGCTGGGTGTTCAGCTTCATCGGCACGCTGCTGGTACTAATTGTGGAGCTCCTGAACCTCCAGACACGTGCACCTGTCTCGTGGACCAACTTTCCCATCACGATGGCATGCTATGCCAGTCTTTTCTGCCTCTCCGCTTCCATCATTTTCCCACTGTACTTCCTCAGGAGCAATTATTCCTATGGCGCTGAGATGCGTGACTACAGGATCGTCAGTACCGTTTTCTCTTGCCTGGCCACAGTGGCATACCTAGTGGAAGTGAGCCTGACGCGGGCCCGTCCTGGTGAAGTGGCCGCCTACATGTCGACAGTGCCAGGCCTCCTGAAGGTCTGCGAGACATTCGTAGCCAGCGTAatttttgtgtttatcagtAATCCTGTGTCGTATGATCAACATGCAGCACTGAAGTGGTGCATGGCTGTTTACTGTATTTGCTTTATCATATCTGCTGGCATCGTGGTGATGTGCGTTGGAGAATGTACCGGCTTCCTTCCGTTCCCATTTGCCCGTTTCCTCTCTGCTTATGCCCTATTGGCTGTTGGGATGTACCTCAGTGCTACCATTATCTGGCCTGTGTTTAAGTTCGACAATCGGCACAACGGACATTCTCGGAGACCTGATCATTGCAGTCAAGGTCAAGATATCTGCAATTGGGATAAACTGGTGATCATAGCCGTTCTGACAGGCATTAACTTCCTGATCTACGTGGCAGATCTGGTGTACTCCGCACGACTCGTGTTTGTCCGTGCTTGA